One segment of Agrococcus sp. ProA11 DNA contains the following:
- a CDS encoding IclR family transcriptional regulator C-terminal domain-containing protein — MPRMPAARGALRVLALLAEQTGPVRAATIARTLDLPRSSTYQLLQVMRDEGFLVHYPELGAWGPSARVQQIGSRVAAATRLQLLAQPILDRLVRGARVPTTSHLAVLAGRDVAYAGRGEQPRSPATVSSVGVRLPAVRTATGRAMLAALSAEQVRALIPHDRDLAGERPATRAALTTLLAGVRRRGWAREDGEVDASYGSVAAAARDAAGYPAAAVGLTFRQAALDPADWESLGAQCAAAAAELTQRLGGG; from the coding sequence ATGCCCAGGATGCCGGCGGCGCGCGGCGCGCTCCGCGTGCTCGCGCTGCTGGCGGAGCAGACGGGCCCGGTGCGGGCCGCGACCATCGCGCGCACCCTCGACCTGCCGCGCTCCAGCACCTACCAGCTGCTGCAGGTGATGCGCGATGAGGGCTTCCTCGTGCACTACCCGGAGCTCGGCGCCTGGGGTCCGAGCGCCCGCGTGCAGCAGATCGGTTCGCGCGTCGCTGCCGCGACCCGGCTCCAGCTGCTCGCGCAGCCGATCCTCGACCGTCTCGTGCGTGGCGCTCGGGTGCCGACGACGAGCCACCTCGCGGTGCTGGCCGGTCGCGACGTCGCCTACGCCGGCCGCGGCGAGCAGCCCAGGTCGCCGGCGACCGTATCCAGTGTCGGGGTGCGGCTGCCAGCGGTGCGCACGGCGACCGGCAGGGCGATGCTCGCCGCGCTCAGCGCCGAGCAGGTGCGTGCCCTGATCCCCCACGATCGCGACCTGGCGGGCGAGCGGCCCGCGACCCGCGCTGCGCTCACGACCCTGCTCGCGGGGGTGCGGCGGCGCGGCTGGGCACGCGAGGACGGTGAGGTCGATGCCTCCTACGGCTCCGTCGCCGCCGCGGCGCGCGACGCGGCCGGCTACCCCGCCGCGGCCGTCGGCCTGACATTCCGGCAGGCGGCCCTCGACCCCGCCGACTGGGAGTCGCTCGGCGCCCAGTGCGCAGCAGCCGCCGCCGAGCTCACACAGCGGCTCGGCGGCGGCTGA
- a CDS encoding OsmC family protein: MTITAAPAIRITDAERAERLTAAEHAWGERLAADVSHASLVFTAAGTAEGAVATRVRAGRHEFVIDEPAGLAGDDAGASPVELALGALLGCQTVVYRLYAQRLGLTIDRLALRAEGDLDVRGLFGADDVRPGFRGVRIVVDIDGPDERARYEELRRVVDAHCPVHDLFSNATPIETRLG; encoded by the coding sequence ATGACCATCACCGCAGCACCCGCCATCCGCATCACCGACGCGGAGCGCGCCGAGCGGCTGACCGCCGCAGAGCATGCGTGGGGCGAGCGCCTCGCGGCCGACGTGTCGCACGCCAGCCTCGTCTTCACCGCCGCCGGCACTGCCGAGGGAGCCGTCGCCACGCGCGTGCGCGCCGGTCGGCACGAGTTCGTCATCGACGAGCCCGCGGGTCTCGCGGGCGACGACGCGGGCGCGAGCCCCGTGGAGCTCGCGCTCGGAGCGCTGCTCGGGTGCCAGACCGTGGTCTACCGGCTCTACGCGCAGCGGCTGGGCCTGACGATCGACCGACTGGCGCTGCGCGCGGAGGGCGACCTCGACGTGCGCGGGCTGTTCGGCGCCGATGACGTGCGGCCCGGATTCCGAGGCGTCCGCATCGTCGTCGACATCGACGGGCCCGACGAGCGGGCGCGCTACGAGGAGCTCCGCCGCGTGGTCGATGCGCACTGCCCGGTGCACGACCTGTTCTCGAACGCCACCCCGATCGAGACGCGGCTCGGCTGA
- a CDS encoding DUF1801 domain-containing protein: MAEAKTRPTDADVDAFIDAAQPAQRAVDGRRLLQIMREETGEEPVLWGPSIVGFGSFHYVSPSKTSRTEGEWPKVGFSPRKGALSLYGLKDSPAGAALLPRLGSYTEGAGCVYVKRLEQIDEAVLRQLIQIASARSDDPAR, encoded by the coding sequence ATGGCCGAGGCGAAGACCAGACCGACCGACGCGGATGTCGACGCGTTCATCGACGCGGCGCAGCCCGCGCAGCGCGCGGTCGACGGGCGGCGCCTGCTGCAGATCATGCGCGAGGAGACCGGTGAGGAGCCGGTGCTCTGGGGCCCGTCGATCGTCGGCTTCGGCAGCTTCCACTACGTCTCGCCCTCGAAGACGTCGCGCACGGAGGGGGAGTGGCCGAAGGTCGGCTTCTCGCCCCGCAAGGGCGCCCTCTCGCTCTACGGGCTGAAGGATTCGCCTGCAGGTGCCGCACTGCTGCCCCGGCTCGGCTCGTACACCGAGGGCGCCGGGTGCGTCTACGTCAAGCGGCTCGAGCAGATCGACGAAGCGGTGCTGCGGCAGCTGATCCAGATCGCGAGCGCTCGCTCGGACGACCCGGCCCGATGA